DNA sequence from the Nitrospinota bacterium genome:
GAGGGTATGGAGGACGAAGAGCAAGGAGAGCCGAGTGGAGAGCCCCCTCGGGGCTAAGTCCACCACCATCAGTCCAAACAGCAGCTCTAGTCTTTAGGGGGTTGGGCCCGTTGGGCGTCGAAGCAGGGACGGCAGTAGACCGGCCGGTCGGTTACGGGCTCGAAGGGCACCTGAGTTTGCGTCCCGCAGCCGGAGCAGACGGCGTCATGGAGCTGGCGTGGCTCTCCCCGGCCCCGACCGTGGGCCAATTTGCGCTCCGCCCGACACGCCTTGCAGCGCTTGGGGGCGGAGAACCCCCGCTCCTGGTAATAGGACTGCTCCCCGGCGGTGAAGGTGAAGGTCTGCTTGCAATCCTCGCACGCTATGAGTTGATCCTGGGACTCCATTGTTGTAGTGTGTCCTCTTTTTGCCGGGGCCCGGCGACATCAACCCGCAGAAAACGGCGAATCTCGTCTGAAACTGCGACCGGAGAGCCTAGAGACTACGCGCTCAAGTCCGGC
Encoded proteins:
- a CDS encoding zinc-ribbon domain containing protein, which translates into the protein MESQDQLIACEDCKQTFTFTAGEQSYYQERGFSAPKRCKACRAERKLAHGRGRGEPRQLHDAVCSGCGTQTQVPFEPVTDRPVYCRPCFDAQRAQPPKD